In the genome of Populus nigra chromosome 19, ddPopNigr1.1, whole genome shotgun sequence, the window CGACTGAAGCAAGGTGCTCCTCTCCTTCACTGTGTATTCaaactttcttgaaaacataaACATTCCTATGCAGTTGAATTGGGAATGCTGTAGTTCTTTGCATCCTCCAATTTCTTATAAACATGAACTTTTTCATGCAGTTAGATTTGACAACTTGTTTAATGTGttgatttcttataaaaataaaaaacaaattgtcagAGGTATATGCTGCCAGAGAGAAAAATGGAATCTATATACCACGAGATCGTTATCTTCAAGACGAGGCTGAAAAGAAGGTTCACGTCCTACCATATAAGTGCTGATATTTTCTTCACTTGGCTTTACATTGAAGTCTGAATATTGATCATTTCTTGTGTTTTATCTGTCCAGGAAATGGCTGAAAAAATAGAACGCATGGAACTTGATTCAGAATCCAAGGACAAAGTATGTTTCATCAAGATTTTTGCCTGGTTCTTTTCCAGTTTCCATGCACAAAAATCAGTCTAATTATTTTGTTGTCTTTTGCAATCAGCAATTTTTGGAGATCCAGGAACTCCACAATTCTCAGCTACATTTGACAGCAGATTTGAGTGAAAAACTTGATAAAACTGAGGTAAGCTACTTTAGGTGGTCAACACGTAGACCTTCTTCATTCCACTTTTCTGCTTCCACCAGCAAGATCTGAGTTTATTATTCTCTTCCTTGAAAATTCAGAAAAAGCTCGAGGAAACTGAAAATTCATTAGTAGATCTGGAAGAAAAACACCGACAAGCAAACATAACTATAAAGGAGAAggaattttttatatctaatctGCTCAAATCTGGTGAGACATCTTGTACTtgagttttcttttctgttgTTTGAATGCAATTAGTGAATCTGTATTGTTGGAGAGAAGTGGTGTAGAAGAAATTTTGGACATCCTTGATGAAAGATATGATTCCATTATTTGTTCTGGTTTCATTACTCGACAGTTATGTGATAACGGGCTTCAAAATATCTTGTATATCTGTTAACCAGTACAATCTATGTGACTAGTATTTGATAAATAAACTTGTCTTTTGTTCAAAGCTTCCATGTTACTGTCCTTGACATGATTTATTTAGTGTTCAAcgtttgaaatttgaaagtcATTCATCTATGCGTCCTCTTCTTATGTGTTGGCCTGTTCTCTGACCGTGAACTTTGTTATTCTTTCAGAGAAAGGACTAGTTGAGCGCACATTTGAGCTTCGATCAGAGCTAGAAAATGCTGCATCAGATGTGTCCAGTTTATTTGCCAAAATTGGTTTGTACTGATTCCAAATTTAAACATAGGTTAGATATTATGTTGAAACCATTGGTGATTGATTGTTATCAATAAATGGTTTTCAGAGcggaaggataaaattgaagacGGAAACAGGGTACTTACACAGAAATTCCAGTCCCAGTTGACCCAACAACTTGAGATCTTACATAAGACTGTGGCAGCCTCAATGACTCGACAAGAGAAGCAACTGAAAGACATGGAGGAAGATATGCAGTCCTTTGTATCGATAAAGGCTGAGGTTTGGATACAAACATGATGATAATTGAACTTGTCTTTGTACTTGTCTATCAtttcttacaaaataatttGGTATTCATGAAGGCTACTGAAGAACTTCGAGGAAGGGTCGGAAAGCTGAAAACAATGTATGGATCAGGTATCAAAGCTTTGGATGATATGGCTAAGGAGCTTGAGGAAAACTCTCGGTCTACTTTTGGTAGTCTGAATTCTGAAGTTTCCAAGCACTCGCATGCTGTTGAGGGTGTAAGTATCAAACTTATGCTACTTTTAAGTGACCTTAATTCCTTTTCACTTGTCTGAGtttagtttgtttatttgtttcagTTCTTCCAAAGAATTGCTTCAGAAGCTGATGTGTTAATTAATGATCTTCAAAGCAATCTTCAGATGCAACAGGAAAAGCTAAGTGCATATGCACAACAGCAGCATGAGGTTGGTATTTGGCTATCTAATAGCCATTAATTGAGAgatgtttggatttttttacttctttcaaATGAATGCTTCTATTTTGATACCGATTACAGGCACATTCCAGAGCGGTAGAAACTGCACGATCAGTTTCGAAAGTCATAGTTAACTTCGTCAAGACTCtagacatgcatgcatccaaCTTGACCCAAATTGTGGAAGAAGCACAAATAGTCAATGATCACAAATTATCTGAACTAGAAAAGAAGTTTGAGGTGGTTTCTGTGGTCAAATTTAGAATGCATAGATCAATTTATGAGGCGTTTTctgaataaaattaatgtgttttgCTTGTAACTGTGTAGGGGTGTGCAGCGAATGAAGAAAGGCAATTGTTGGAGAAAGTGGCAGAGCTGCTTGAAAGTTCAAATGCGAGGAAGAAAAAACTAGTGAGTCACTTTTCAGTGTTAGTTTGCTGGCAGTTTGATTGGCTGGCTTTTTGGGTGCTTGATCTTCACCTGTTGTGTTCTTCAGGTGCAAATGGCAGTGCATGAACTCCGGGAAAGTGCAAACAGTAGAACTAACAAACTGCAGCAAGAGATGTCAACAATGCAGGATACCACGTCTTCTGTTAAAGCTGAATGGACAGTCCACATGGAAAAAACAGAGTCCAATCATTTTGAGGACACTTCTGCAGTGGAAAGTGGAAGGAAAGTCCTGGAGGAGGTTCTACATAACTGGTATAGGCCGCTTTTGcaatctgttttctttttttctttttccttttttgttgttgaccATTTTTCATCCTAGTATCGtgtggatgttttttttttcttgtactcTCTTCTGAATTGGTTCCTCAACTTTTGTTCAGTTTAAATAAGGCAAAAATGGGTGCCCAACAGTGGAGGAATGCTCAAGAATCCTTGCTCATCCTAGAAAAAAGCAATGTTGCTTCCGTGGATTCCATTGTTAGGTATGCTACTTCCCACGAGTATTCTTCTAGCTTTTTGTTTCACATCGGcaacttatttttcacttttcatttagGGGAGGAACTGAAGCCAACCAAATCCTTCGTGGGCAGTTTTCTTCCGCTGTATCAGCTGCAGTTGAAGATGTTGACATTGCGAACAATAATCTCCTCTCATCCATTGAACGTCAGTATTTTGTTCTGCAAGTGTATTGATATTTGTCCATGATGAAAGTAAACTGATGAATGAAACCCCCCCACTGCAGATTCATTAAATCTTGACCATGATGCTTGTGGAAATTTCAATTCCATGGTTTTACCTTGCTGTGAAGATCTGAGGGAACTGAAGGGTAGCCACTACCACAAGATTGTTGAAATTACAGAGAATGCTGGGAAATGTCTTCTGGATGAATACGTGGTAAGCCTTTGATGTTCATTTATAGAAAATTGGGCCTGCCATAAACAATGGCATGCATGTTCATTTTAGAAACACCATCAAACTCACTTTGGGAACGAAACCGACCATTTTATAAAGCATTCAATCATCACTCTGGTTATCATCATCTCTTATGTGTTCGCTGAACTGCTTCATCCTCCAACAAACAGGTGGACGAACCATCTTGTTCAACACCAAGAAAGAGGTCATTCAATCTGCCAACCATTGCATCAATTGAAGAGCTTAGAACTCCTGCTTTTGAAGAATTGTTGAAGTCAATCTGGGATGCGAAATCTGCAAAACAAGTAAATGGAGACATCAAACATGTAGCGGCAGCATTTGAGGCTGCCCAATCCTTAAGAGACCCTAGAGTTCCTCTCACCGCTATTAACTGAAGTGAGTAGAGAACATGACGGTTAGGGAG includes:
- the LOC133679601 gene encoding kinesin-like protein KIN-5D codes for the protein MDSSSSSQQRRRGGGMVSPSPSPSHTPRSTDKSARDLRSGDFNSNSSSKHDKEKGVNVQVIVRCRPLNEDELRVHTPVVISCNEGRREVSALQNIANKQIDRTFLFDKVFGPASKQKDLYDLAVSPIVYEVLEGYNCTIFAYGQTGTGKTYTMEGGARKKNGEFPSDAGVIPRAVKQIFEILEAQNAEYNMKVTFLELYNEEITDLLAPEETPKFVDDKSKKPVALMEDGKGGVLIRGLEEEIVCTANEIYKILDKGSAKRRTAETLLNKQSSRSHSIFSITIHIKECTPEGEEMIKCGKLNLVDLAGSENISRSGAREGRAREAGEINKSLLTLGRVINTLVERSGHIPYRDSKLTRLLRDSLGGKTKTCIIATISPSIQSLEETLSTLDYAHRAKNIKNKPEINQKMMKSAMIKDLYSEIDRLKQEVYAAREKNGIYIPRDRYLQDEAEKKEMAEKIERMELDSESKDKQFLEIQELHNSQLHLTADLSEKLDKTEKKLEETENSLVDLEEKHRQANITIKEKEFFISNLLKSEKGLVERTFELRSELENAASDVSSLFAKIERKDKIEDGNRVLTQKFQSQLTQQLEILHKTVAASMTRQEKQLKDMEEDMQSFVSIKAEATEELRGRVGKLKTMYGSGIKALDDMAKELEENSRSTFGSLNSEVSKHSHAVEGFFQRIASEADVLINDLQSNLQMQQEKLSAYAQQQHEAHSRAVETARSVSKVIVNFVKTLDMHASNLTQIVEEAQIVNDHKLSELEKKFEGCAANEERQLLEKVAELLESSNARKKKLVQMAVHELRESANSRTNKLQQEMSTMQDTTSSVKAEWTVHMEKTESNHFEDTSAVESGRKVLEEVLHNCLNKAKMGAQQWRNAQESLLILEKSNVASVDSIVRGGTEANQILRGQFSSAVSAAVEDVDIANNNLLSSIEHSLNLDHDACGNFNSMVLPCCEDLRELKGSHYHKIVEITENAGKCLLDEYVVDEPSCSTPRKRSFNLPTIASIEELRTPAFEELLKSIWDAKSAKQVNGDIKHVAAAFEAAQSLRDPRVPLTAIN